The Epinephelus lanceolatus isolate andai-2023 chromosome 1, ASM4190304v1, whole genome shotgun sequence genome has a window encoding:
- the ppp4r1l gene encoding serine/threonine-protein phosphatase 4 regulatory subunit 1 isoform X1, whose translation MFTTMDSPSNCLILAGLSLYFEDGHDDLDDFGFDDYGSECDGIRITAFLDAGQDNLTPLGRLEKYAFSENVFNRQIVARGLLDVLREFSDNENDFISVMETVARMSEDGEPTVRAELMEQVPNIAMFLHESRPNFPAAFSRYLVPIVVRYLTDPNNQVRKTSQAALLVLLEQGLISKADMETKVCPVLLELTEPSSDDDYKIEAVAIMCKVVTMLSKDTVEHLLLPRFCDLCSDARLFQVRKVCAANFGEFCSIVGQEATEKLLMPKFFDLCSDSLWGIRKACAECFMMVSNSTSPEVRRAKLSPLFISLISDQSRWVRQAAFQSLGRFISTFANPSSTGLHFREDGALLEVPRCTLDSDCSLNSLNCSEISSCHTGRTIAHTPPNQDGRATPSPEHVSTADAEESHNFDDNHTSVPREMCSSFTNAVSNSNTSPTTTNNAKNTKDTEQTDENFNSFHYWRSPLPDISGELEMLNCQKSEDVIEKEEKKEDDEEEEPECPDSKSSPGKATSDQIQKVLDCLQPHIDDPDVQAQVQVLSAALKAAQLDSPGDDGLADDSPTELEPEEQTDDDTSSPSVESKSVEVQSESEESPTEEEQPMETPPASESSPVQEQGDEETQTEPLEDQEESPPDSPILESELIESVEEEGKDDSAHSPVFEDKPKIQNVIPQQLLDQYLSMTDPARAQTVDTEIAKHCAFSLPGVALTLGRQNWHCLKDTYETLATDVQWKVRRTLAFSIHELAVILGDQLTAADLVPIFNGFLKDLDEVRIGVLKHLYDFLKLLHADKRREYLYQLQEFMVTDNSRNWRFRYELAEQLILIIELYSHYDVYDYLRQIALTLCSDKVSEVRWISYKLVVEILQKLYACGADDLGLNFINELTVRFCHCPKWVGRQAFAFICQAIVEEDCMPMDQFGQHLLPSLLSLSSDPVANVRVLVAKALRQSVMEKAYFKEPGCAYSDELEETVMALQSDKDRDVRFFASLDPNKGLMETAPLI comes from the exons ATGTTTACCACCATGGATTCTCCCTCTAACTGCCTTATCCTTGCAGGTCTATCTTTATACTTTGAAGATGGCCATGACGATCTGGATGATT TTGGATTTGATGACTATGGATCAGAGTGCGACGGCATCCGCATCACAGCCTTCCTCGATGCAGGGCAAGACAACCTGACTCCTCTGGGGAGGCTAGAGAAGTAtgccttcagtgaaaatgttttcaaCAG GCAAATCGTGGCTCGTGGCCTGCTTGATGTGCTTCGAGAGTTCAGTGACAATGAAAATGACTTTATCAGTGTCATGGAGACAGTTGCCAGAATGTCAGAAGACGGAG AGCCCACAGTACGAGCTGAACTGATGGAGCAGGTCCCCAACATTGCCATGTTCTTACACGAGAGTCGGCCCAACTTCCCGGCAGCTTTCTCAAGATACTTGGTACCCATTGTAGTCCGATATCTCACGGATCCAAATAACCAG GTGCGGAAGACCAGTCAAGCGGCGCTGCTTGTTCTGTTGGAGCAGGGCCTTATCTCTAAAGCTGATATGGAGACCAAAGTTTGTCCTGTTCTGCTTGAGCTCACAGAACCCAGCAGTGACGACGACTACAAAATCGAGGCAGTCGCT ATCATGTGTAAAGTCGTCACCATGCTGAGCaaagacacagtggagcatctATTGCTGCCACGCTTCTGCGACCTGTGCAGTGACGCCAGACTCTTTCAAGTTCGCAAG GTCTGTGCAGCCAACTTTGGAGAGTTTTGTTCTATTGTGGGTCAGGAGGCCACAGAAAAACTACTG ATGCCCAAGTTCTTCGATCTGTGCTCAGACAGTCTGTGGGGCATCAGGAAAGCCTGCGCCGAGTGCTTCATGATGGTCTCCAATTCCACCTCTCCAGAAGTGCGACGTGCAAAATTGTCCCCCCTGTTTATCAGCCTCATCAGTGACCAGTCTCGCTGG GTGCGACAGGCTGCCTTTCAGTCTCTGGGGCGTTTCATTTCCACCTTTGCCAATCCCTCCAGCACAGGCCTTCACTTCAGAGAGGACGGCGCCCTACTAGAGGTCCCCAGGTGTACATTGGACag CGACTGTTCCCTAAACTCTCTGAACTGTTCCGAAATCAGCAGCTGCCACACAGGAAGAACCATCGCTCACACACCTCCCAACCAGGATGGCCGCGCCACACCGTCCCCAGAGCACGTGTCGACAGCTGACGCAGAGGAATCACACAACTTCGATGACAACCACACTTCTGTTCCCAGAGAAATGTGCAGCAGCTTCACCAACGCGGTTTCAAACAGCAACACCAGCCCCACAACCACAAACAACGCTAAGAACACAAAGGACACAGAGCAAACAGATGAGAACTTTAACTCTTTCCACTACTGGAGATCTCCTTTACCAGACATCAGCGGGGAACTGGAGATGCTAAATTGTCAAAAGTCAGAGGACGTGATAgagaaggaggaaaagaaagaggacgatgaggaggaggaacctGAGTGTCCTGATTCCAAGTCTAGCCCTGGCAAAGCAACCAGCGACCAGATCCAGAAGGTCTTGGATTGTTTGCAACCGCACATTGATGACCCTGATGTACAAG CTCAAGTCCAGGTGTTGTCAGCAGCCCTGAAGGCAGCGCAGCTCGACAGCCCGGGAGACGACGGCCTGGCAGACGACAGCCCGACTGAGCTGGAGCCAGAAGAGCAGACTGATGACGACACCAGCAGCCCGTCTGTGGAGAGTAAATCTGTGGAGGTTCAGTCTGAGAGCGAAGAGAgtcccacagaagaggagcagCCGATGGAAACTCCTCCAGCCTCGGAGTCGAGCCCTGTCCAGGAGCAAGGAGATGAGGAGACGCAGACAGAGCCACTGGAGGACCAGGAAGAGTCTCCTCCTGACTCCCCGATTCTA GAGTCTGAGCTGATAGagagtgtggaggaggagggaaaagaTGACTCTGCTCACAGCCCAGTGTTTGAGGATAAGCCCAAGATCCAG AACGTCATCCCGCAGCAGCTTTTGGATCAGTACCTCTCTATGACGGACCCGGCGCGGGCCCAGACGGTGGATACAGAGATAGCCAAACACTGTGCCTTCAGCCTGCCGGGAGTAGCACTCACTCTGGGACGACAGAACTGGCACTGCCTCAAGGACACATATGAAACCCTCGCTACTGATGTGCAG TGGAAGGTGCGGCGTACGCTGGCTTTCTCCATCCACGAGCTGGCAGTGATCCTGGGAGACCAGCTGACGGCAGCTGATCTGGTGCCCATCTTCAACGGTTTTCTCAAGGACCTGGACGAGGTCCGCATTGGCGTACTCAAACACCTCTACGACTTCCTCAAG CTGCTGCACGCAGACAAGAGGAGAGAATATCTGTACCAGCTTCAGGAGTTCATGGTGACGGACAACAGTCGCAACTGGAGATTCAGATATGAGCTGGCAGA GCAGCTGATCTTGATCATAGAGTTGTACAGCCACTACGATGTGTATGACTACCTCAGACAGATAGCACTCACACTCTGCTCTGACAAAGTCTCAGAGGTCAGGTGGATCTCCTACAAACTG GTTGTAGAGATCCTCCAGAAGCTGTATGCATGTGGGGCCGACGATCTGGGCCTGAACTTCATCAACGAGCTCACCGTCAGGTTCTGCCACTGTCCCAAGTGGGTGGGGCGACAGGCCTTTGCCTTCATCTGCCAG GCCATAGTGGAGGAGGACTGCATGCCCATGGATCAGTTCGGCCAGCACCTCTTGCCCAGCCTGCTCAGCCTCTCCTCAGACCCAGTGGCTAATGTCCGTGTTCTGGTGGCCAAGGCTCTACGACAGAGTGTCATGGAGAAAG CTTACTTCAAGGAGCCCGGCTGTGCCTACTCTGACGAGCTGGAGGAGACTGTGATGGCTCTGCAGTCCGACAAGGACCGGGACGTCCGCTTCTTTGCCAGCCTGGACCCCAACAAGGGCTTGATGGAGACGGCTCCCTTGATCTAG